A single Candidatus Omnitrophota bacterium DNA region contains:
- a CDS encoding MBL fold metallo-hydrolase translates to MSRDRVSDTIFEHFIVGPMDVNCYLLADPKTREACLIDPGAEPDRLKRSLNKKGLTLRFIINTHGHGDHIAANGCFDAPVYIHHLDKDFLTDPEKNLSEYIGFPVRSPEAKRLLSDGDEVMLGGVRLEILHTPGHTPGSISIRWEGAVFTGDALFAGSVGRTDFAYGDGALLLRSIKSKLLVLDDDVAVLPGHGESSTIGEEKRSNPFL, encoded by the coding sequence ATGAGCCGGGACAGGGTGAGTGACACCATCTTTGAGCATTTTATCGTGGGGCCCATGGACGTCAACTGTTATCTCCTGGCCGACCCGAAGACGAGAGAGGCATGCCTCATCGACCCGGGGGCGGAGCCGGACAGGTTAAAGAGGTCCTTGAACAAAAAGGGCCTGACGCTCAGGTTCATAATAAACACGCACGGCCACGGGGACCACATCGCCGCTAACGGCTGCTTCGATGCGCCCGTATATATACATCATCTTGACAAAGATTTCCTGACCGACCCGGAAAAGAACTTATCCGAATATATCGGTTTCCCGGTGCGCTCTCCGGAGGCGAAGAGGCTGTTGTCCGATGGGGATGAGGTGATGCTGGGCGGCGTCCGCCTGGAGATACTGCATACGCCGGGACATACGCCCGGGTCCATATCTATAAGATGGGAAGGCGCGGTCTTTACCGGTGATGCCCTCTTCGCGGGGAGCGTAGGGCGCACCGATTTTGCGTACGGGGACGGCGCGCTCCTTTTAAGGTCGATAAAGAGTAAACTGCTGGTGTTGGACGATGATGTGGCCGTCCTCCCCGGCCACGGCGAATCATCGACCATAGGCGAAGAGAAACGGTCGAACCCGTTCTTATAG
- a CDS encoding riboflavin synthase: MFTGIIKEIGIVRSLSARNGIYTLRVEAKAVFERAAPGDSVAVNGVCLTVTGKGKDLLTFDAVEETLERSDIGNLREGHRVNLEDALRTGDPLGGHFVSGHVDCPGTILSIEKRGGDAVMEVGFPVEFSPWVVDKGSIALDGVGLTVGTVRGDRLTVHLIPHTLRSTTLGDKRARERVNIEFDLIGKYISKMAARGSASPVTEDLLRRSGFLS; the protein is encoded by the coding sequence ATGTTCACGGGGATAATAAAGGAGATAGGGATCGTACGTTCGCTCTCGGCCAGGAACGGTATCTATACGTTAAGGGTGGAGGCGAAGGCCGTATTTGAACGCGCGGCCCCCGGCGACAGCGTGGCGGTGAACGGGGTATGCCTGACCGTTACCGGGAAGGGCAAAGATCTCCTGACGTTCGACGCGGTGGAAGAGACCCTGGAGAGGAGCGATATAGGAAACCTGAGAGAAGGCCATCGCGTCAACCTTGAGGATGCCCTGCGCACAGGCGATCCCCTGGGGGGCCACTTCGTCTCCGGCCATGTAGATTGCCCCGGCACGATACTTTCGATAGAAAAGAGAGGCGGCGACGCAGTGATGGAGGTGGGATTCCCGGTCGAATTTTCTCCCTGGGTGGTGGATAAGGGATCGATAGCGCTTGATGGTGTGGGCCTTACTGTGGGCACGGTAAGAGGAGATAGGCTCACCGTCCATCTGATACCTCATACTTTAAGATCGACTACCCTGGGCGATAAGAGGGCAAGGGAGAGGGTGAATATAGAGTTCGATCTCATAGGGAAGTATATATCAAAGATGGCCGCCCGGGGAAGCGCATCGCCTGTAACCGAAGACCTGCTGCGAAGATCCGGGTTCCTGTCATAA
- a CDS encoding exosortase system-associated protein, TIGR04073 family — protein MKNTITIGLITLSLLASANYAECDTAIKKLGRGVANIGTAPIEVVEQIKRVNDTDGPIAGVTYGVLKGVFMTGVRVLVGAYEVVTFPIPFPKNYGPILRDPEFFFEDMNW, from the coding sequence ATGAAGAATACCATAACCATCGGCCTTATTACTCTATCTCTTCTGGCCTCGGCGAATTATGCCGAGTGTGACACGGCTATCAAAAAGTTGGGACGGGGTGTCGCCAATATCGGCACGGCACCTATCGAGGTCGTCGAGCAGATAAAGAGGGTGAACGATACGGACGGTCCCATAGCGGGTGTGACCTACGGCGTCCTTAAAGGCGTATTCATGACAGGGGTGCGCGTGCTTGTGGGGGCTTACGAGGTAGTGACGTTTCCCATACCGTTCCCCAAAAATTATGGCCCCATACTGAGAGACCCGGAATTCTTCTTTGAAGACATGAACTGGTAA
- a CDS encoding metallophosphoesterase family protein, with the protein MRYAILSDIHGNIEAFRAVCDALSTEGIDRYLSTGDVVGYGADPASCIALLRSLKPEATVAGNHDWGVAGLADISYFNHMARSAVIWTKGVLGKDDIGYLGSFPLVYERDGVTVVHGTLDEPESFSYILTADDASPTADMMNTDICFVGHSHCPGIFVSASGRVRPLSGTGVTLESGKRYVVNAGSIGQPRDSDPRASFVVYDERERTVEIKRAAYDIGAAQKKIMSAGLPRELALRLAEGA; encoded by the coding sequence ATGCGATATGCCATACTTTCAGATATACACGGCAACATTGAGGCGTTCAGGGCCGTCTGTGACGCGCTCTCAACGGAGGGGATAGACAGGTACCTCTCGACCGGCGACGTCGTAGGATACGGCGCCGATCCCGCATCGTGCATAGCCCTTCTTAGGTCCCTTAAGCCGGAGGCTACCGTGGCCGGCAACCACGATTGGGGAGTTGCAGGTCTCGCGGATATAAGTTATTTCAATCATATGGCAAGGTCCGCCGTCATATGGACGAAAGGCGTGCTGGGGAAGGACGATATCGGCTATCTGGGATCTTTCCCGCTCGTATACGAGCGGGATGGGGTGACCGTAGTCCACGGCACGCTCGATGAGCCGGAGAGCTTTTCTTATATATTGACCGCCGATGATGCTTCTCCCACCGCGGATATGATGAATACGGATATATGCTTTGTAGGCCACTCCCACTGTCCGGGTATCTTCGTTTCAGCATCGGGTAGGGTGCGTCCGCTTTCCGGGACGGGCGTTACGCTTGAGAGCGGTAAGAGGTATGTGGTGAACGCAGGGAGCATAGGCCAGCCGCGCGATTCCGACCCCAGGGCTTCTTTCGTCGTATACGACGAAAGGGAGCGGACCGTAGAGATAAAGAGGGCGGCATATGACATAGGGGCCGCGCAGAAGAAGATCATGTCCGCAGGGCTTCCGCGGGAACTTGCTTTGCGTTTGGCCGAAGGGGCGTGA
- the rbfA gene encoding 30S ribosome-binding factor RbfA produces MTTRPEKVQEALRQELSRIIHGELKDPRLGFLTITSVELTKDLRYAKVYFSVLGDIKNKKLALKGLNNAKGYIRNLVADRIKLRFVPELSFRIDDSFEKTREILDLLDRVKKETAHEKGDRSDKEA; encoded by the coding sequence ATGACGACGAGACCGGAGAAGGTGCAGGAAGCGCTGAGGCAGGAGTTGAGCAGGATAATACACGGTGAGCTCAAGGATCCGCGTCTCGGGTTCCTGACGATAACGTCTGTGGAGCTGACCAAGGACCTGAGATATGCCAAGGTGTACTTCAGCGTCCTGGGAGATATTAAGAATAAGAAATTGGCCCTGAAAGGGCTGAACAACGCGAAGGGGTACATAAGGAACCTCGTAGCGGATCGTATCAAGCTGAGATTTGTGCCTGAGCTCAGTTTCCGGATAGACGATTCTTTCGAGAAGACGAGGGAGATACTGGACCTTCTGGACAGGGTTAAAAAGGAGACAGCTCATGAAAAGGGTGATAGAAGCGATAAAGAAGCATAA
- the ligA gene encoding NAD-dependent DNA ligase LigA, with amino-acid sequence MDLKSVRAEIGKLRDAIRRHDHLYYVLSKPSISDQEYDRLYRRLVDLEKAHPALVTPDSPTQRVGGEPARAFPAVKHIAPMLSMDNTYSAEEIREFDKRVRKNLKGGPVEYVVELKFDGVSISLLYENGVLTRGATRGDGVEGDDVSNNLKTIRSIPLSFDPGCGRVPRLMEVRGEVYMTRKGFEDINAGKEKAGEEPFANPRNAAAGSLKLLDPNIVSKRHLDIYVYGAGHYDGVKFDTHLEVLEYLKRAGFRVNPHYRLCGTVDGVIEYCDSWADKRGKLEFDIDGMVLKVNDLAARRSLGVTSKSPRWAIAYKFPAEKAMTGLRDIVVQVGRTGAITPVAILDPVHLSGSTVSRATLHNFDEIERLGLRIGDRVYVEKSGEIIPKVLGVAKDKRTGKERPFRVPEKCPACGSKLVSAPDEVAIRCENAGCPAQVKERLRHFASRDAMDIEGMGDSMVDRMVEKGLAADYGDIYYLKFEEVRSLERMAEKSARNLMDAIEKSKANGLNRLIYALGIRHVGERSAWVLAENFGTIERLKEATVEELTAVGEIGPVMAGSINAFFASKENLRILKKLKDAGLAMARDAAGALPGGGKLSKKTFVITGTLVSFTRGEAEETIRRCGGNVSSSVGRNTDFLVVGGEPGSKLEKARSLGVRTLSEEEFKKMTG; translated from the coding sequence ATGGACCTGAAGAGCGTAAGGGCCGAGATAGGTAAATTGAGGGACGCCATAAGGCGCCACGACCATCTCTATTATGTCCTCAGCAAGCCGTCGATCTCAGACCAGGAGTACGATCGTCTTTACAGGAGGTTGGTCGATCTCGAAAAGGCCCACCCGGCCCTGGTCACGCCGGATTCTCCGACACAGAGGGTCGGGGGCGAGCCGGCCAGGGCCTTTCCGGCAGTGAAGCATATCGCGCCCATGCTCAGCATGGACAATACCTATTCGGCCGAAGAGATACGGGAATTCGACAAGAGGGTCAGGAAGAACCTTAAGGGAGGCCCGGTCGAGTATGTCGTGGAACTGAAATTTGACGGTGTCAGCATATCGCTTTTATACGAGAACGGCGTCCTGACGCGCGGCGCGACCCGCGGGGACGGCGTAGAGGGGGACGACGTCTCGAACAACCTGAAGACGATACGTTCGATACCGCTCTCTTTCGATCCTGGATGCGGCAGGGTCCCGCGCCTTATGGAGGTCCGGGGCGAGGTCTATATGACACGAAAGGGTTTCGAGGATATAAATGCCGGTAAAGAGAAGGCGGGGGAAGAGCCTTTTGCCAATCCGCGGAACGCCGCCGCAGGCAGCCTGAAGCTTCTCGACCCGAATATAGTGTCAAAGCGGCATCTCGATATTTACGTTTACGGCGCGGGACATTATGACGGCGTGAAGTTCGATACGCATCTGGAGGTCCTCGAATATCTGAAGAGGGCCGGTTTCAGGGTAAACCCGCATTACAGGCTCTGCGGGACCGTTGACGGCGTGATAGAGTACTGTGATTCATGGGCGGATAAGAGAGGGAAGCTCGAATTCGACATCGACGGCATGGTCCTTAAGGTGAACGACCTTGCCGCCAGAAGGTCCCTTGGAGTGACCTCGAAGAGCCCCCGGTGGGCGATCGCGTATAAATTCCCGGCGGAAAAGGCGATGACGGGCCTCAGGGATATCGTGGTGCAGGTCGGCAGGACCGGCGCCATAACCCCCGTAGCCATCCTTGATCCGGTGCATCTTTCCGGCTCCACCGTTTCGAGGGCGACCCTGCACAACTTCGACGAGATAGAGCGGCTGGGCCTCAGGATAGGCGACCGTGTCTATGTAGAGAAGTCCGGCGAGATAATCCCCAAGGTCCTCGGCGTCGCTAAAGACAAGAGGACCGGGAAGGAGCGGCCGTTCCGCGTCCCGGAGAAGTGTCCCGCTTGCGGTTCGAAGCTCGTTTCGGCCCCGGACGAAGTCGCCATACGGTGTGAGAACGCCGGATGCCCCGCGCAGGTCAAAGAGCGTCTCCGTCACTTTGCCTCAAGGGATGCCATGGACATCGAGGGCATGGGCGATTCGATGGTGGACAGGATGGTGGAGAAGGGGCTGGCCGCGGATTACGGCGATATATATTATCTTAAATTCGAAGAAGTGAGATCGCTGGAACGGATGGCGGAAAAGAGCGCGCGTAACCTGATGGATGCCATCGAGAAGAGCAAGGCCAACGGCCTGAACCGGCTCATATATGCCCTCGGCATACGGCACGTAGGCGAGCGCTCGGCATGGGTCCTTGCGGAGAATTTCGGCACTATCGAAAGATTGAAAGAGGCGACGGTAGAAGAGCTGACCGCCGTCGGTGAGATAGGGCCCGTTATGGCCGGGTCGATCAATGCCTTCTTTGCCAGTAAAGAGAACCTGAGGATACTCAAGAAGCTTAAAGATGCGGGTCTCGCGATGGCCCGGGACGCGGCCGGGGCCCTTCCCGGAGGAGGGAAGCTCAGCAAGAAGACATTTGTCATTACCGGGACTCTCGTCTCGTTCACGAGGGGTGAGGCAGAGGAGACCATACGCAGATGCGGAGGGAACGTCTCCTCGAGCGTGGGCAGGAATACCGATTTTCTTGTCGTGGGCGGAGAACCCGGCTCAAAACTTGAGAAGGCGAGATCGCTCGGCGTGAGGACGCTGAGCGAAGAAGAGTTTAAAAAGATGACGGGGTGA
- a CDS encoding acylphosphatase, with protein sequence MVKYAHKRIHVYYSGSVQGVGFRFAAERTAGSLGLSGWVRNLGDGRVETVCEGPEVSLKEFLGKIKNIFDGYISDADIEWAEATGEFEGFDITDG encoded by the coding sequence ATGGTCAAGTACGCACATAAGCGCATCCACGTCTATTATTCCGGATCTGTACAGGGTGTGGGGTTCAGGTTCGCCGCGGAACGGACGGCCGGCTCGCTCGGGCTGTCGGGTTGGGTCAGGAACTTAGGGGACGGCAGGGTGGAGACGGTGTGCGAGGGGCCGGAGGTGTCGCTAAAAGAGTTTCTCGGTAAGATCAAGAATATATTCGACGGTTACATAAGCGATGCCGATATCGAATGGGCTGAAGCTACGGGCGAATTCGAAGGTTTTGACATAACGGACGGCTGA
- the ribD gene encoding bifunctional diaminohydroxyphosphoribosylaminopyrimidine deaminase/5-amino-6-(5-phosphoribosylamino)uracil reductase RibD, which yields MASDGHYMRLAIRLAKRAEGMTSPNPLVGAVIVRRGKVVGSGYHRKAGLPHAEVNALGRAGRDARGATLYVTLEPCDHFGRTPPCTDAIIKSGIKRVVAAMKDPNPVNNGKGIKKLRRHGIEVTVGLMEEESRLMNRPYLKFITEKMPYVTIKIAETLDGKIATRTGDSRWITSDSARRYVHRLRGSADAVMVGAGTVVRDDPLLTARIPGSRQPVRVVVDSRLRVPLNSKIFSGMKRSPVIIATTKKGKAAKRFEGAGARLIFTRIKAGRVDIRDLLERLAGMGITSLMVEGGGELVAGFLEEGLADRVLFFIAPRIIGGRDAVTPVEGMGAARVADAIEVEEVRMKRFGRDILVEGTIRRCSRG from the coding sequence GTGGCGTCTGACGGACATTACATGCGCCTGGCCATAAGGCTGGCAAAGAGGGCCGAGGGCATGACAAGCCCTAACCCCCTGGTAGGGGCGGTCATCGTCAGGAGAGGGAAGGTCGTCGGGAGCGGTTACCACAGGAAGGCGGGGCTTCCCCATGCGGAGGTGAACGCCCTTGGCCGCGCCGGACGGGATGCCCGGGGCGCGACATTATATGTCACCCTTGAGCCGTGTGACCATTTCGGCAGGACCCCGCCGTGTACGGACGCGATCATAAAGAGCGGCATAAAGAGGGTGGTCGCGGCCATGAAAGACCCGAATCCTGTGAATAACGGAAAGGGCATAAAGAAGCTGCGCAGACACGGGATAGAGGTGACGGTCGGCCTGATGGAAGAGGAGTCGCGGCTGATGAACAGGCCCTATCTGAAATTCATAACGGAGAAGATGCCCTACGTAACCATTAAGATCGCCGAGACACTGGACGGCAAGATCGCCACCAGGACAGGCGACTCCAGGTGGATAACATCGGACAGCGCCCGCCGTTACGTGCACAGACTGCGCGGATCCGCGGACGCAGTTATGGTAGGTGCCGGGACGGTCGTGAGAGACGATCCTCTCCTTACGGCGAGGATACCCGGCTCGAGGCAGCCCGTCAGGGTGGTAGTGGACAGTCGTTTAAGGGTGCCTTTAAATTCAAAGATCTTTTCGGGTATGAAAAGATCACCGGTGATAATAGCCACGACAAAAAAGGGGAAGGCCGCGAAGAGGTTCGAAGGGGCCGGGGCGCGTCTCATCTTCACCAGGATAAAAGCAGGACGCGTCGATATCAGGGACCTTCTGGAACGGCTTGCGGGTATGGGAATAACGAGCCTGATGGTCGAAGGCGGAGGCGAGCTCGTTGCCGGGTTTCTCGAAGAGGGTCTGGCGGACAGGGTCCTCTTCTTCATAGCGCCCAGGATAATAGGCGGCAGGGACGCGGTAACACCGGTGGAGGGCATGGGAGCGGCCAGGGTCGCCGACGCCATAGAAGTGGAAGAGGTGCGTATGAAAAGGTTCGGGAGAGATATACTTGTAGAAGGGACGATAAGGCGATGTTCACGGGGATAA
- a CDS encoding PHP domain-containing protein translates to MKYADLHVHTFYSDSTFSPEEVVSCAVEKKIDAVAICDHDSIDGIEPCRRIGAELGVEIIPAIELTAEKVDIEVHMLGYFVDWKIPWFQEKLREIQKLRIGRVYKMVDKLKGENVEIDPDDVFKLAGKGSVGRLHMAQAMLKAGKIKRLQEAFDKYIGFLKPCYVPNIRFSPQNAIELILSVGGVPVLAHPYTIRKDECIPEFVEYGLRGIEVYHTDHKPIIVQHYEETAKRYGLIATGGSDCHGLGKGKVLMGGVRVPYSVVEKLKEESERIRRGV, encoded by the coding sequence ATGAAATACGCCGACCTCCACGTGCATACCTTCTACTCCGATTCGACATTCTCTCCGGAAGAGGTCGTCTCCTGCGCCGTAGAGAAGAAGATAGATGCCGTAGCGATATGCGACCACGATTCGATCGACGGGATAGAGCCGTGCCGTCGCATAGGCGCCGAGCTCGGCGTCGAGATAATACCGGCGATAGAGCTTACGGCCGAGAAGGTGGATATAGAAGTGCACATGCTGGGATATTTTGTCGATTGGAAGATACCATGGTTCCAGGAGAAGTTGAGAGAGATACAGAAACTGAGGATAGGGCGTGTATACAAGATGGTCGATAAGCTTAAAGGCGAGAATGTAGAGATAGATCCCGATGATGTGTTCAAACTGGCGGGAAAAGGTTCGGTCGGCCGGCTTCACATGGCGCAGGCGATGTTGAAGGCGGGCAAGATAAAACGCCTTCAGGAGGCCTTCGACAAATATATCGGGTTCCTTAAGCCGTGCTATGTGCCGAACATAAGGTTCTCTCCGCAGAACGCCATAGAGCTGATATTGAGCGTCGGCGGGGTGCCGGTCCTGGCCCATCCTTATACAATAAGGAAGGACGAGTGCATACCGGAGTTCGTCGAATACGGCCTGAGGGGCATAGAGGTCTACCATACGGACCATAAGCCCATAATAGTGCAACACTATGAAGAGACGGCCAAGCGCTACGGGCTCATAGCGACCGGCGGTTCGGATTGCCACGGGCTCGGCAAAGGCAAGGTCCTCATGGGCGGCGTGCGGGTCCCGTACAGCGTGGTGGAAAAGCTGAAGGAAGAGTCGGAGAGGATACGCCGTGGCGTCTGA
- the xerD gene encoding site-specific tyrosine recombinase XerD, with protein MKTLIDEFLNYLTVERGLSRNTIASYRTDLISFLGHLEKKGHPDAEKVKRSDITGYLLYLKDKGLSSNSISRALVAIKVFYKFMVQERFVKEDVAGVLESPKLIRPLPNVLGALEVEKLLGAPDTRDWMGLRDKAALELMYATGMRVSEMVELTMDGLNLDVGFIKCKGKGGKERIVPIGREAKNSVLRYIEKVRPRLLKKKTDSHLFLTRLGRKVSRQSFWKMIKRCAKAARVKKDITPHTLRHSFATHLLERGADLRVVQEMLGHADISTTQIYTHINKERLKSIHRQFHPRP; from the coding sequence ATGAAGACGCTCATAGATGAGTTTTTGAATTACCTGACCGTCGAAAGAGGGCTCAGCAGGAACACGATCGCCTCTTACCGGACCGACCTCATCTCGTTCTTAGGCCACCTGGAAAAGAAGGGCCATCCCGATGCCGAAAAGGTCAAGAGGTCCGATATAACCGGCTACCTACTGTATCTGAAGGACAAAGGCCTGTCCAGCAATTCGATATCGAGGGCGCTTGTCGCGATAAAGGTGTTCTACAAATTCATGGTACAGGAACGTTTTGTGAAAGAGGATGTCGCAGGGGTGCTTGAATCGCCCAAATTGATACGTCCTCTTCCGAATGTGCTGGGGGCGCTTGAGGTCGAAAAGCTCCTGGGCGCTCCGGACACCCGGGATTGGATGGGATTGAGGGACAAGGCGGCGCTTGAGCTTATGTACGCGACGGGCATGCGTGTTTCGGAGATGGTGGAGCTGACGATGGACGGCCTTAACCTTGATGTGGGGTTCATAAAGTGCAAAGGGAAAGGCGGCAAAGAACGTATAGTGCCGATAGGGAGAGAGGCGAAGAACAGCGTCCTGCGTTACATCGAGAAGGTGAGGCCGCGGCTTTTGAAGAAGAAGACGGACAGCCATCTCTTCCTGACGCGGCTCGGGAGGAAGGTCTCCCGCCAATCTTTCTGGAAGATGATCAAACGGTGCGCAAAGGCCGCCAGGGTCAAGAAGGATATCACGCCGCATACGCTCAGGCACTCATTTGCCACGCATCTCCTTGAACGCGGAGCGGACCTCAGGGTGGTACAGGAGATGCTGGGGCACGCCGACATATCGACGACCCAGATCTACACGCACATAAACAAGGAGCGGCTGAAGTCGATACACCGCCAGTTCCATCCGCGACCTTGA
- a CDS encoding CCA tRNA nucleotidyltransferase, with translation MTAHRNISKEMRAALPEDTLKLLERIGLLAGSCGYGAFIVGGPVRDILLGTGNSDLDIAVEGDAIAMGRLLAKKLGGTVVTHKRFGTATVFAGKGVRIDLATARTEIYERPAALPVVKSGSLRDDLMRRDFTINAMAASISKNSFGRLVDFFGGETDLRNGRIRVLHDSSFIDDPTRIFRAVRFEQRFGFVIDRRTERLIRDAVKTGMLDKVAPGRIRNEVILILKEKDPVKVLERMAALHGLRSIHPGIKFDEAAMRLCGSVGEVSARYEDALSGRAPIERWIIYLMALIDGLTYAQSRELCGRFAFRRGETMRILSHKKHGRAIMRALGVKGAVPPHVVYRLLEPLSYENVLFLMARADSKKARSRIKDFFEKYSGSGLTVRGSDLKALGLRPGPEFSRILRKVLYRKIDGALPAREDELKYLRSLVNRIDGA, from the coding sequence ATGACGGCACATAGAAATATCTCAAAGGAGATGCGCGCGGCGCTTCCGGAGGATACCCTGAAGCTCCTGGAGAGGATAGGGCTTCTCGCCGGTTCCTGCGGATACGGCGCATTCATAGTCGGAGGGCCCGTAAGGGATATCCTCCTCGGCACAGGCAACTCGGACCTGGATATCGCCGTAGAGGGCGACGCCATAGCCATGGGCCGTCTTCTGGCGAAGAAGCTCGGCGGAACCGTTGTCACTCATAAGCGTTTCGGGACCGCGACCGTCTTCGCCGGCAAAGGGGTCAGGATAGACCTCGCCACGGCCCGCACAGAGATATATGAGAGGCCGGCAGCTTTACCGGTGGTGAAATCCGGCTCTCTCAGGGATGACCTGATGCGGCGCGACTTCACCATAAACGCCATGGCGGCCAGCATCAGCAAAAATAGTTTCGGCCGGCTCGTCGATTTTTTTGGCGGGGAGACGGACCTGCGGAACGGACGCATACGCGTACTGCACGACTCAAGTTTCATCGATGACCCGACCAGGATATTCAGGGCGGTCCGTTTCGAGCAGAGGTTCGGTTTTGTCATAGACCGCCGCACCGAGCGCCTCATCCGGGATGCGGTGAAGACGGGGATGTTAGACAAAGTCGCCCCCGGGAGGATACGGAACGAGGTAATCCTCATACTGAAGGAGAAGGACCCCGTTAAGGTGCTGGAGAGGATGGCGGCCCTTCACGGGCTCAGGTCCATCCATCCCGGTATAAAGTTCGATGAGGCGGCCATGAGGCTGTGCGGTTCTGTCGGTGAGGTCTCGGCGCGGTATGAGGACGCCCTTTCCGGAAGAGCGCCGATCGAGAGGTGGATCATATATCTCATGGCGCTTATCGACGGCCTGACATATGCACAGTCGCGCGAACTTTGCGGGCGTTTCGCATTCAGACGCGGGGAGACGATGCGGATATTGTCGCATAAGAAGCATGGCCGGGCTATAATGAGAGCCCTGGGCGTAAAGGGGGCGGTCCCGCCGCACGTAGTATACAGATTGCTCGAGCCGCTCTCTTACGAAAACGTCCTCTTCCTTATGGCGAGGGCCGATTCGAAGAAGGCGAGATCAAGGATAAAAGATTTTTTTGAGAAGTATAGCGGCTCAGGCCTCACGGTCCGGGGGAGCGATCTTAAGGCGCTTGGCCTGAGACCCGGTCCGGAATTCAGCAGGATACTCCGGAAAGTCCTGTATAGGAAGATCGACGGAGCCCTTCCGGCAAGGGAGGATGAGCTCAAATACCTGAGATCTTTAGTTAACCGTATTGACGGAGCGTAA
- the nusB gene encoding transcription antitermination factor NusB — MRKRTKARECALKVLYAIDITKDAPDKCIEMFWKNNEEVEAAVREFTDALVLGVTKNRKVIDKVLSDYATNWQLERMAVIDRNILRFATYELLFSSEIPPKVSINEAIDIAKKYGDKDSGKFVNGILDKINKTERNKAK; from the coding sequence ATGAGGAAGCGGACGAAGGCGAGGGAATGCGCGCTGAAGGTGCTCTACGCGATCGACATAACGAAAGATGCCCCCGATAAGTGCATCGAGATGTTCTGGAAGAACAACGAAGAGGTCGAGGCGGCGGTCAGGGAATTCACGGATGCGCTCGTCCTGGGGGTGACGAAGAACAGGAAAGTCATCGACAAGGTGCTGTCGGATTATGCCACCAACTGGCAGCTTGAGCGTATGGCGGTAATAGACAGGAACATCCTGCGCTTCGCCACTTACGAGCTCCTCTTCTCCTCGGAGATACCGCCGAAGGTATCGATAAATGAAGCGATCGATATCGCGAAAAAGTACGGTGACAAGGATTCCGGAAAGTTCGTCAACGGCATCCTTGACAAGATCAATAAGACCGAAAGGAACAAAGCGAAATGA